Proteins found in one Sphaeramia orbicularis chromosome 8, fSphaOr1.1, whole genome shotgun sequence genomic segment:
- the LOC115423569 gene encoding interferon-induced very large GTPase 1-like isoform X1 — protein MDQSEDREGGPIRRPVKEVVSAFDREGGAPPWKTTHRPPTGPGPDSAGPIRRPVKELVSAFEGGVRQLLLQVGGLGASALDGNKDVDLVKISDEMNNKKQHQTETETLLIRLHLQDNYEQKLTPDEFLKISSLLKQDNNTSEKDLARTFLQKLMMLDYRARYIPVSEDSAEVSQTISEFDNGENEDSDIDAFCNTRDGIDQSKQNHIHPLDVQMAVFHCSDSFLKQNMITKLSQCQYALPLLVPDPVTMDIECPLWTFRKIKKTWKKTETKDNSEFVTMNSMPICKAETPMVSFFRLGSLSVSKSQLMNTLINDRHNTFFHRDCPGSTKSRHLFDGVAEITWYCPVGKPNDAFSDCVAFCNLHGDALMNETQRNILMQKCSVNVVLVPTLDKTHESFAMIAGLLKSPKPLICLIVDDSCDAVEKKKGKYKMGLKDKSLSDVSEKLKKIIRNILSGPHESFQLKTMAKVSGIRVDEDDELCQKGKSAAKKILNLVQGVDVSKIKDTFLPCQGKLWHDWCKINRDLYHLKGDRLEEEKCKKKRELEKKRENQCTVSCSEVMKSFTESLSSLPPTEREYFLKWTQILVNALATEDLSSILQNYHEKWSEVLLLKKKHDKSDQLKLKQTELEQISSKLQSATFGLEHIFREMGQIYEAHECLHKPTLNKPTDWSKYPELAADLMISGYPMELMDGDAGHVPLTWISSLLVEVIKKLGDRRIFVLSVLGAQSSGKSTMLNAMFGLQFAVSAGRCTRGAFMQLVQVSDEKKRDFQFDYVLVVDTAGLRALELEGNSTLHHDNELATFVVGVGNMTLINIFGENPAGMEDVLQIVVQAFMRMKKVQLSPSCVFVHQNVADVAAVEKNMDGKRRLQEKLDEMARLAAKEEVFEAESFNDVISFDVEEDVKYFAQLWEGSPPMAPPNPGYSESIQDLKSLILSKASQSVGVTLSEFKTKVQDLWNALMNENFVFSFKNTLEIAVYRKLEVQYGNWTWDLRSEMLTIENQLHNRIENGNHDQIELSYLYKEMSKKYEEVKTAMTFYFEDDKDKEILVQWRGQFEIKIREFHDEQMRRLKRKLDEVIQQKMACKKLDEKKTKFENELLQKSKELALKLKDKVNDEEELKHQFNCVWKDWVSELTKDMKPIEDIKLEEDQFKILHELGIEEKHIDESRASKSYEQISELGDYSGYVSFNRRQDHRHRQNQENEGEKKVLKKIQEMVEKTVMKTITNDHKKSLQHEDQTLIRNFIDDVKMVCLDLIKSKPVATRGYSPTFLQEVAKTVQDKVTEFDSQWRYALKKEFTVDLLLYVFDRVKPCLLESHKKFTMNNDARTYLESKKGEYYSVFRSFCKENSSAVVLGELICEKLKGSIVEAVCTKTAIDLAGEMRCSFPAFSENRLNLEKHVLKSLAEKEIFKDYITYIYQPRTHVESFIKNEVNKYIYIDHREKAQNILKKNLDEIKNQISRALFDATEEVKTQQGDLEMWLQKFSSSLTDVLAFSSIYLKNFTDVKDFDFMKKGIEERLLPVIEDIKKLSLDKMKEFREQPDQILIEQLCDCCWETCPFCTAVCTNTVKDHSPDKHSVPFHRPSGINGWHFKGTVELCVNFCTTNVASDCKFYPRHDSEELIPFKMYQTAGGKYETWLITADGSNLTYWKWFLCRFQEELEEHYQKKFQGRGKIPSDWRKYTKEAAIESLDEMYK, from the exons atggatcagagtgaggacagagagggGGGACCCATTCGAAGGCCTGTTAAGGAAGTCGTGTCAGCATTTGACAGAGAGGGGGGAGCCCCTCCCTGGAAGACCACCCACAGACCCCCTACAGGACCTGGACCAGATTCTGCCGGACCCATTCGAAGGCCTGTTAAGGAACTCGTGTCAGCATTTGAAGGTGGTGTTCGGCAGCTTCTTCTTCAAGTCGGCGGACTGG GTGCCTCCGCTTTGGACGGAAACAAGGACGTG gACTTGGTGAAGATTTCAGacgaaatgaacaacaaaaagcAGCATCAAACAGAAACTGAAACACTGCTCATCAGACTTCACCTTCAAGACAATTATGAACAGAAATTAACGCCAGACGAGTTTCTTAAAATAAGTTCACTTTTAAAACAAGACAATAACACATCTGAGAAGGATCTGGCTCGTACTTTTCTTCAGAAGTTGATGATGTTAGACTACAGAGCCAGATATATTCCTGTTAGCGAGGACAGTGCTGAGGTGAGCCAGACTATTTCTGAATTTGACAATGGTGAAAATGAAGACAGTGACATAGATGCTTTTTGCAACACCAGAGACGGCATTGATCAGTCAAAACAGAATCATATACATCCATTAGATGTTCAGATGGCAGTATTTCACTGTTCAGACAGTTTTCTGAAGCAGAACATGATCACAAAACTATCACAGTGTCAGTATGCCTTACCTTTACTTGTTCCTGATCCAGTCACTATGGACATTGAGTGTCCTCTGTGGACGttcagaaaaattaaaaaaacatggaaGAAAACTGAAACCAAAGACAACTCAGAGTTTGTCACCATGAACTCTATGCCAATCTGTAAAGCTGAGACACCCATGGTGTCATTTTTCCGCCTGGGTTCACTGTCAGTGTCTAAATCTCAGTTGATGAACACTTTGATCAATGACCGTCACAACACCTTCTTCCACAGAGACTGTCCAGGCAGCACCAAATCTCGGCATCTGTTTGATGGTGTAGCAGAGATCACCTGGTACTGCCCTGTTGGAAAACCCAACGATGCCTTCAGTGACTGTGTTGCATTCTGTAATCTTCATGGTGATGCTCTGATGAATGAAACACAgcgaaacatcctgatgcaaaaATGTTCAGTCAATGTTGTTCTTGTACCAACGTTGGATAAAACGCATGAGAGTTTTGCCATGATTGCAGGACTTTTGAAATCTCCAAAACCTCTAATTTGCCTCATTGTTGATGACAGTTGTGAtgcagtggagaaaaaaaaaggcaaatataaAATGGGCCTTAAAGATAAAAGCCTGTCAGATGTTTctgaaaagctaaaaaaaatcattagaaacATTTTGTCTGGTCCACATGAATCATTTCAGCTTAAAACCATGGCCAAAGTCTCTGGAATCCGAGTGGATGAAGATGATGAGCTCTGCCAAAAGGGGAAGTCTGCTGCCAAGAAAATACTGAACCTGGTTCAGGGGGTGGATGTTTCAAAGATCAAAGATACATTTCTTCCATGTCAAGGCAAACTGTGGCATGACTGGTGCAAAATAAACAGAGACTTGTATCACCTTAAAGGAGATCGCCTTGAGGAGGAGAAATGTAAAAAGAAGAGAGAACTGGAGAAAAAACGAGAAAATCAATGCACTGTTTCCTGTAGTGAAGTGATGAAGTCGTTTACTGAAAGCCTCTCATCTTTACCTCCAACAGAGAGAGAGTATTTCCTGAAATGGACTCAGATCTTAGTCAATGCACTTGCCACAGAGGATCTTTCTTCAATTCTCCAAAACTATCATGAAAAGTGGTCAGAGGTTTTGTTATTGAAGAAGAAACATGACAAATCTGATCAGTTAAAACTCAAACAAACTGAACTTGAACAAATATCATCAAAACTCCAGTCAGCAACATTTGGTTTGGAACACATCTTCAGAGAAATGGGACAGATCTATGAAGCCCATGAATGTCTGCACAAACCAACACTGAATAAACCGACTGACTGGTCTAAATACCCGGAGCTGGCTGCTGACCTGATGATATCAGGGTACCCAATGGAGCTGATGGATGGAGATGCAGGTCATGTGCCTTTAACATGGATCTCAAGTCTTTTAGTTGAGGTCATCAAGAAACTTGGCGACCGGAGGatttttgttttgtcagttttggGCGCACAGAGCAGTGGAAAGTCTACGATGCTGAATGCCATGTTTGGACTTCAGTTTGCTGTGAGTGCAGGCAGATGCACCAGGGGTGCCTTCATGCAGCTGGTCCAAGTATCAGATGAGAAGAAGAGAGACTTTCAGTTTGACTATGTTCTTGTGGTGGACACTGCGGGACTGCGTGCTCTTGAGCTGGAGGGTAACTCCACCCTTCACCACgacaatgaactggcaactttTGTTGTTGGTGTTGGGAACATGACTTTGATTAACATCTTTGGAGAAAATCCAGCTGGGATGGAAGATGTTTTGCAGATTGTTGTTCAGGCTTTCATGAGGATGAAGAAAGTTCAACTTTCTCCaagttgtgtgtttgttcatcagAATGTTGCAGATGTTGCAGCTGTAGAGAAAAACATGGATGGAAAGAGACGCCTGCAAGAAAAACTTGATGAAATGGCCCGACTAGCTGCCAAAGAAGAGGTTTTTGAAGCTGAGAGCTTCAATGACGTCATTTCGTTTGATGTGGAAGAAGATGTGAAATACTTTGCTCAGCTGTGGGAGGGAAGTCCACCTATGGCTCCTCCAAATCCAGGGTACAGTGAGAGTATCCAAGACCTGAAGAGCCTAATCCTCTCCAAAGCTTCACAGTCTGTTGGAGTGACTCTCTCTGAGTTCAAAACCAAAGTTCAGGACCTCTGGAATGCTCTGATGAATGAAAACTTTGTTTTCAGCTTCAAAAACACACTTGAAATTGCTGTTTACAGAAAACTTGAGGTCCAGTATGGGAACTGGACCTGGGACCTGAGGAGTGAAATGTTGACCATTGAAAACCAGTtacacaacagaatagaaaatgGAAACCATGACCAGATTGAACTCAGTTATCTTTACAAAGAAATGAGCAAGAAATATGAAGAAGTTAAAACTGCAATGACATTTTACTTTGAGGATGATAAAGATAAAGAAATACTGGTTCAGTGGCGAGGGCAATTTGAAATCAAAATCAGAGAATTTCATGATGAACAGATGAGAAGACTCAAAAGAAAACTGGATGAGGTTATTCAACAGAAGATGGCATGTAAAAAGCTTGATGAGAAGAAGACAAAGTTTGAGAATGAACTGCTGCAAAAGAGCAAAGAGCTCGCTCTTAAGTTAAAAGACAAAGTAAATGATGAAGAGGAACTTAAACATCAGTTCAACTGTGTTTGGAAGGACTGGGTTAGTGAATTAACCAAAGATATGAAACCTATTGAGGACATTAAGTTGGAAGAGGATCAGTTCAAGATCCTTCATGAGTTGGGCATCGAAGAGAAACATATTGATGAATCTAGAGCCAGTAAGAGCTACGAACAAATATCAGAGCTTGGAGATTATAGTGGTTATGTATCTTTCAACAGGCGTCAAGATCACAGACACCGGCAGAATCAGGaaaatgaaggagaaaaaaaggtcTTGAAAAAAATTCAGGAAATGGTTGAAAAGACTGTTatgaaaacaataacaaatgaCCACAAGAAATCTCTCCAACATGAAGACCAAACCCTGATCAGAAACTTCATTGATGATGTCAAAATGGTTTGCCTTGATTTGATTAAGAGTAAACCTGTTGCAACAAGAGGCTACAGTCCTACGTTCTTGCAAGAAGTTGCCAAAACTGTACAAGATAAAGTGACAGAGTTTGACTCACAGTGGAGATATGCTCTGAAGAAGGAGTTTACTGTTGATCTCCTGTTGTATGTGTTTGACAGAGTAAAACCTTGTCTTTTAGAGTCTCACAAGAAGTTCACGATGAATAATGATGCACGCACATATTTAGAAAGTAAGAAAGGTGAATATTACAGTGTGTTCAGGAGCTTCTGCAAAGAAAACTCATCTGCTGTTGTACTTGGAGAACTGATCTGTGAAAAACTGAAGGGTTCCATTGTTGAAGCCGTCTGCACTAAGACTGCCATCGATCTTGCTGGAGAGATGAGGTGTAGTTTCCCAGCATTCAGTGAGAACAGGCTGAACTTGGAGAAACATGTGTTGAAGTCACTGGCAGAGAAAGAGATCTTTAAAGATTACATCACCTACATCTACCAACCAAGGACACATGTTGAgagtttcattaaaaatgaagTGAACAAGTACATCTACATCGACCACAGAGAAAAAGCACAGAATATACTCAAGAAAAATCTTGATGAAATCAAGAATCAGATAAGTCGAGCTTTATTTGATGCTACCGAAGAGGTGAAAACACAGCAAGGAGACCTGGAAATGTGGCTGCAGAAATTTTCCAGTTCACTAACAGATGTGTTAgcattttcttccatttatttGAAAAACTTTACTGATGTGAAAGATTTTGACTTTATGAAAAAAGGAATTGAGGAAAGACTTTTACCTGTCATTGAAGACATAAAAAAACTCTCATTGGATAAAATGAAGGAATTCAGGGAGCAGCCTGATCAAATCCTCATTGAGCAGCTTTGTGACTGCTGCTGGGAGACGTGTCCTTTCTGTACAGCTGTTTGtacaaacactgtaaaagatCACAGTCCTGACAAACACAGTGTCCCTTTTCATCGTCCCTCTGGGATTAATGGATGGCACTTCAAAGGCACAGTGGAACTTTGTGTTAATTTCTGCACAACTAACGTTGCCAGTGATTGTAAATTTTATCCCCGTCATGACTCAGAGGAATTAATTCCTTTTAAAATGTATCAAACTGCTGGGGGGAAATATGAAACCTGGCTGATCACAGCAGATGGATCCAATCTGACATACTGGAAATGGTTTTTATGTCGATTTCAGGAAGAACTTGAAGAACATTACCAGAAAAAATTTCAGGGCAGAGGAAAAATTCCCAGTGACTggagaaaatacacaaaagaagcaGCTATCGAAAGTCTGGATGAAATGTacaaataa
- the LOC115423569 gene encoding interferon-induced very large GTPase 1-like isoform X3, with product MNNKKQHQTETETLLIRLHLQDNYEQKLTPDEFLKISSLLKQDNNTSEKDLARTFLQKLMMLDYRARYIPVSEDSAEVSQTISEFDNGENEDSDIDAFCNTRDGIDQSKQNHIHPLDVQMAVFHCSDSFLKQNMITKLSQCQYALPLLVPDPVTMDIECPLWTFRKIKKTWKKTETKDNSEFVTMNSMPICKAETPMVSFFRLGSLSVSKSQLMNTLINDRHNTFFHRDCPGSTKSRHLFDGVAEITWYCPVGKPNDAFSDCVAFCNLHGDALMNETQRNILMQKCSVNVVLVPTLDKTHESFAMIAGLLKSPKPLICLIVDDSCDAVEKKKGKYKMGLKDKSLSDVSEKLKKIIRNILSGPHESFQLKTMAKVSGIRVDEDDELCQKGKSAAKKILNLVQGVDVSKIKDTFLPCQGKLWHDWCKINRDLYHLKGDRLEEEKCKKKRELEKKRENQCTVSCSEVMKSFTESLSSLPPTEREYFLKWTQILVNALATEDLSSILQNYHEKWSEVLLLKKKHDKSDQLKLKQTELEQISSKLQSATFGLEHIFREMGQIYEAHECLHKPTLNKPTDWSKYPELAADLMISGYPMELMDGDAGHVPLTWISSLLVEVIKKLGDRRIFVLSVLGAQSSGKSTMLNAMFGLQFAVSAGRCTRGAFMQLVQVSDEKKRDFQFDYVLVVDTAGLRALELEGNSTLHHDNELATFVVGVGNMTLINIFGENPAGMEDVLQIVVQAFMRMKKVQLSPSCVFVHQNVADVAAVEKNMDGKRRLQEKLDEMARLAAKEEVFEAESFNDVISFDVEEDVKYFAQLWEGSPPMAPPNPGYSESIQDLKSLILSKASQSVGVTLSEFKTKVQDLWNALMNENFVFSFKNTLEIAVYRKLEVQYGNWTWDLRSEMLTIENQLHNRIENGNHDQIELSYLYKEMSKKYEEVKTAMTFYFEDDKDKEILVQWRGQFEIKIREFHDEQMRRLKRKLDEVIQQKMACKKLDEKKTKFENELLQKSKELALKLKDKVNDEEELKHQFNCVWKDWVSELTKDMKPIEDIKLEEDQFKILHELGIEEKHIDESRASKSYEQISELGDYSGYVSFNRRQDHRHRQNQENEGEKKVLKKIQEMVEKTVMKTITNDHKKSLQHEDQTLIRNFIDDVKMVCLDLIKSKPVATRGYSPTFLQEVAKTVQDKVTEFDSQWRYALKKEFTVDLLLYVFDRVKPCLLESHKKFTMNNDARTYLESKKGEYYSVFRSFCKENSSAVVLGELICEKLKGSIVEAVCTKTAIDLAGEMRCSFPAFSENRLNLEKHVLKSLAEKEIFKDYITYIYQPRTHVESFIKNEVNKYIYIDHREKAQNILKKNLDEIKNQISRALFDATEEVKTQQGDLEMWLQKFSSSLTDVLAFSSIYLKNFTDVKDFDFMKKGIEERLLPVIEDIKKLSLDKMKEFREQPDQILIEQLCDCCWETCPFCTAVCTNTVKDHSPDKHSVPFHRPSGINGWHFKGTVELCVNFCTTNVASDCKFYPRHDSEELIPFKMYQTAGGKYETWLITADGSNLTYWKWFLCRFQEELEEHYQKKFQGRGKIPSDWRKYTKEAAIESLDEMYK from the coding sequence atgaacaacaaaaagcAGCATCAAACAGAAACTGAAACACTGCTCATCAGACTTCACCTTCAAGACAATTATGAACAGAAATTAACGCCAGACGAGTTTCTTAAAATAAGTTCACTTTTAAAACAAGACAATAACACATCTGAGAAGGATCTGGCTCGTACTTTTCTTCAGAAGTTGATGATGTTAGACTACAGAGCCAGATATATTCCTGTTAGCGAGGACAGTGCTGAGGTGAGCCAGACTATTTCTGAATTTGACAATGGTGAAAATGAAGACAGTGACATAGATGCTTTTTGCAACACCAGAGACGGCATTGATCAGTCAAAACAGAATCATATACATCCATTAGATGTTCAGATGGCAGTATTTCACTGTTCAGACAGTTTTCTGAAGCAGAACATGATCACAAAACTATCACAGTGTCAGTATGCCTTACCTTTACTTGTTCCTGATCCAGTCACTATGGACATTGAGTGTCCTCTGTGGACGttcagaaaaattaaaaaaacatggaaGAAAACTGAAACCAAAGACAACTCAGAGTTTGTCACCATGAACTCTATGCCAATCTGTAAAGCTGAGACACCCATGGTGTCATTTTTCCGCCTGGGTTCACTGTCAGTGTCTAAATCTCAGTTGATGAACACTTTGATCAATGACCGTCACAACACCTTCTTCCACAGAGACTGTCCAGGCAGCACCAAATCTCGGCATCTGTTTGATGGTGTAGCAGAGATCACCTGGTACTGCCCTGTTGGAAAACCCAACGATGCCTTCAGTGACTGTGTTGCATTCTGTAATCTTCATGGTGATGCTCTGATGAATGAAACACAgcgaaacatcctgatgcaaaaATGTTCAGTCAATGTTGTTCTTGTACCAACGTTGGATAAAACGCATGAGAGTTTTGCCATGATTGCAGGACTTTTGAAATCTCCAAAACCTCTAATTTGCCTCATTGTTGATGACAGTTGTGAtgcagtggagaaaaaaaaaggcaaatataaAATGGGCCTTAAAGATAAAAGCCTGTCAGATGTTTctgaaaagctaaaaaaaatcattagaaacATTTTGTCTGGTCCACATGAATCATTTCAGCTTAAAACCATGGCCAAAGTCTCTGGAATCCGAGTGGATGAAGATGATGAGCTCTGCCAAAAGGGGAAGTCTGCTGCCAAGAAAATACTGAACCTGGTTCAGGGGGTGGATGTTTCAAAGATCAAAGATACATTTCTTCCATGTCAAGGCAAACTGTGGCATGACTGGTGCAAAATAAACAGAGACTTGTATCACCTTAAAGGAGATCGCCTTGAGGAGGAGAAATGTAAAAAGAAGAGAGAACTGGAGAAAAAACGAGAAAATCAATGCACTGTTTCCTGTAGTGAAGTGATGAAGTCGTTTACTGAAAGCCTCTCATCTTTACCTCCAACAGAGAGAGAGTATTTCCTGAAATGGACTCAGATCTTAGTCAATGCACTTGCCACAGAGGATCTTTCTTCAATTCTCCAAAACTATCATGAAAAGTGGTCAGAGGTTTTGTTATTGAAGAAGAAACATGACAAATCTGATCAGTTAAAACTCAAACAAACTGAACTTGAACAAATATCATCAAAACTCCAGTCAGCAACATTTGGTTTGGAACACATCTTCAGAGAAATGGGACAGATCTATGAAGCCCATGAATGTCTGCACAAACCAACACTGAATAAACCGACTGACTGGTCTAAATACCCGGAGCTGGCTGCTGACCTGATGATATCAGGGTACCCAATGGAGCTGATGGATGGAGATGCAGGTCATGTGCCTTTAACATGGATCTCAAGTCTTTTAGTTGAGGTCATCAAGAAACTTGGCGACCGGAGGatttttgttttgtcagttttggGCGCACAGAGCAGTGGAAAGTCTACGATGCTGAATGCCATGTTTGGACTTCAGTTTGCTGTGAGTGCAGGCAGATGCACCAGGGGTGCCTTCATGCAGCTGGTCCAAGTATCAGATGAGAAGAAGAGAGACTTTCAGTTTGACTATGTTCTTGTGGTGGACACTGCGGGACTGCGTGCTCTTGAGCTGGAGGGTAACTCCACCCTTCACCACgacaatgaactggcaactttTGTTGTTGGTGTTGGGAACATGACTTTGATTAACATCTTTGGAGAAAATCCAGCTGGGATGGAAGATGTTTTGCAGATTGTTGTTCAGGCTTTCATGAGGATGAAGAAAGTTCAACTTTCTCCaagttgtgtgtttgttcatcagAATGTTGCAGATGTTGCAGCTGTAGAGAAAAACATGGATGGAAAGAGACGCCTGCAAGAAAAACTTGATGAAATGGCCCGACTAGCTGCCAAAGAAGAGGTTTTTGAAGCTGAGAGCTTCAATGACGTCATTTCGTTTGATGTGGAAGAAGATGTGAAATACTTTGCTCAGCTGTGGGAGGGAAGTCCACCTATGGCTCCTCCAAATCCAGGGTACAGTGAGAGTATCCAAGACCTGAAGAGCCTAATCCTCTCCAAAGCTTCACAGTCTGTTGGAGTGACTCTCTCTGAGTTCAAAACCAAAGTTCAGGACCTCTGGAATGCTCTGATGAATGAAAACTTTGTTTTCAGCTTCAAAAACACACTTGAAATTGCTGTTTACAGAAAACTTGAGGTCCAGTATGGGAACTGGACCTGGGACCTGAGGAGTGAAATGTTGACCATTGAAAACCAGTtacacaacagaatagaaaatgGAAACCATGACCAGATTGAACTCAGTTATCTTTACAAAGAAATGAGCAAGAAATATGAAGAAGTTAAAACTGCAATGACATTTTACTTTGAGGATGATAAAGATAAAGAAATACTGGTTCAGTGGCGAGGGCAATTTGAAATCAAAATCAGAGAATTTCATGATGAACAGATGAGAAGACTCAAAAGAAAACTGGATGAGGTTATTCAACAGAAGATGGCATGTAAAAAGCTTGATGAGAAGAAGACAAAGTTTGAGAATGAACTGCTGCAAAAGAGCAAAGAGCTCGCTCTTAAGTTAAAAGACAAAGTAAATGATGAAGAGGAACTTAAACATCAGTTCAACTGTGTTTGGAAGGACTGGGTTAGTGAATTAACCAAAGATATGAAACCTATTGAGGACATTAAGTTGGAAGAGGATCAGTTCAAGATCCTTCATGAGTTGGGCATCGAAGAGAAACATATTGATGAATCTAGAGCCAGTAAGAGCTACGAACAAATATCAGAGCTTGGAGATTATAGTGGTTATGTATCTTTCAACAGGCGTCAAGATCACAGACACCGGCAGAATCAGGaaaatgaaggagaaaaaaaggtcTTGAAAAAAATTCAGGAAATGGTTGAAAAGACTGTTatgaaaacaataacaaatgaCCACAAGAAATCTCTCCAACATGAAGACCAAACCCTGATCAGAAACTTCATTGATGATGTCAAAATGGTTTGCCTTGATTTGATTAAGAGTAAACCTGTTGCAACAAGAGGCTACAGTCCTACGTTCTTGCAAGAAGTTGCCAAAACTGTACAAGATAAAGTGACAGAGTTTGACTCACAGTGGAGATATGCTCTGAAGAAGGAGTTTACTGTTGATCTCCTGTTGTATGTGTTTGACAGAGTAAAACCTTGTCTTTTAGAGTCTCACAAGAAGTTCACGATGAATAATGATGCACGCACATATTTAGAAAGTAAGAAAGGTGAATATTACAGTGTGTTCAGGAGCTTCTGCAAAGAAAACTCATCTGCTGTTGTACTTGGAGAACTGATCTGTGAAAAACTGAAGGGTTCCATTGTTGAAGCCGTCTGCACTAAGACTGCCATCGATCTTGCTGGAGAGATGAGGTGTAGTTTCCCAGCATTCAGTGAGAACAGGCTGAACTTGGAGAAACATGTGTTGAAGTCACTGGCAGAGAAAGAGATCTTTAAAGATTACATCACCTACATCTACCAACCAAGGACACATGTTGAgagtttcattaaaaatgaagTGAACAAGTACATCTACATCGACCACAGAGAAAAAGCACAGAATATACTCAAGAAAAATCTTGATGAAATCAAGAATCAGATAAGTCGAGCTTTATTTGATGCTACCGAAGAGGTGAAAACACAGCAAGGAGACCTGGAAATGTGGCTGCAGAAATTTTCCAGTTCACTAACAGATGTGTTAgcattttcttccatttatttGAAAAACTTTACTGATGTGAAAGATTTTGACTTTATGAAAAAAGGAATTGAGGAAAGACTTTTACCTGTCATTGAAGACATAAAAAAACTCTCATTGGATAAAATGAAGGAATTCAGGGAGCAGCCTGATCAAATCCTCATTGAGCAGCTTTGTGACTGCTGCTGGGAGACGTGTCCTTTCTGTACAGCTGTTTGtacaaacactgtaaaagatCACAGTCCTGACAAACACAGTGTCCCTTTTCATCGTCCCTCTGGGATTAATGGATGGCACTTCAAAGGCACAGTGGAACTTTGTGTTAATTTCTGCACAACTAACGTTGCCAGTGATTGTAAATTTTATCCCCGTCATGACTCAGAGGAATTAATTCCTTTTAAAATGTATCAAACTGCTGGGGGGAAATATGAAACCTGGCTGATCACAGCAGATGGATCCAATCTGACATACTGGAAATGGTTTTTATGTCGATTTCAGGAAGAACTTGAAGAACATTACCAGAAAAAATTTCAGGGCAGAGGAAAAATTCCCAGTGACTggagaaaatacacaaaagaagcaGCTATCGAAAGTCTGGATGAAATGTacaaataa